The DNA window CTGGTAACTGCGGGTTTGTGGAGGCAGGAACGAGGGCAATGAGACTAAAGCAGTAGACAATCCCCAAATACCATCTGTAGATTTGGAACTACACTTACTTTGATTTTATACGCGTATATTTTATGGCTGTGGATTtactttccttatttgttttctctggctTATCTGGAGCACAGAATGATAATAGTCAATTACATGTACACATCACCTCTTTGCCTTTTCGAAGCCCTTTTATAAGGACTAGCATTTCCCTCCTCCTGGCCTGGGCACGATCTTTTCCGCCAGAGACTGCGGCCTTGGAAGTGGATCGCGAGCCGGGACTAGGAAAGCCTGGGCCTCCCGGAGGCCAGGCGGCCTAGTGCACGACCTGAGCTTCTGAGCTTCGGTGTCAGGCtgacgccccccaccccgggagccAGCCCTGCTGCTGGGGGCTCCGCCTGCGGACTGGGAGTGGGGGAGTGTCTCCACGGTCTTCGTCCTCGCCTTTTTGTTTGGGTGTCTTCGCGGGTGTCACTTATACCAAAGGGAAATCCTCTTTATTAAAGTCCCTGTTTCTTCTACCTCGGCCTCAAGGTCCCTGCTGCTTGTGGTTGGCCGCGGCCGGgcgagggtgggagtgggggaggggggggaggcggggcggccCCTCCCGCAGCTGCGCctccagcctcccccctcccccccaggctcCGGCTCCGGGTGGTccggcccgggccccgcccctcGCCGCGCGGCGGCGGCCACGCCGACTTCCGCTTCCGGCTGCTGCCGCGGCCGCGGGCGGGCGGCTGGCGCTGCGCTCGGCGCCTGGCCTCGCCGCCCGGCCTGGCCGCTCCTCGCGGGCGCCCCGAGCCCCCTCCCGGCGATGGTGCCGCCCGAGGGCGCGTCCGTCCGCCGCCGCCGCTGACCCCGGCCCCCCCGCCCCATGGCCGCCTCGGCGCCGCCCCCACCGGACAAGCTGGAGGGAGGTGGCGGCCCCGCACCGCCCCCTGCGCCGCCCGGCACCGGGAGGAAGCAGGGCAAGGCCGGTGAGAGCGCCCAGGACCTGGCGGCCGGGGGGACGTTGGCGGGTGGGCGCAGGCGGGGGTTCCTGGGACCGGGGGACCCGAAGGGAGGCTCGggcggggggacggggggggTCCTTGTCACAGATTGGGGACTCTAGGGTTTGGAGACGCACGGACTTCAGGAGCCACTTGGGAGTCTGAGGGcatcggggtggggtggggggtctcATTTAAGGGAGCAGGCAGCCGAGAGTGCGGCCGTGCAGCGTTCTTCGTAGCGCACCTTTGTTCGTGTTTGTTAAGTGAATGAGCAAGCGCGTGTCCAAGTTAGAAGAGCTGCTCCGGCGCGTCCGGGAGGCAGGAGGTCGGGGCAGCCTCAGGGAGATGCGTTTGGGTCTGCATTCTGCTGCTCTTCCTAGGTCTGCAGATGAAGAGCCCAGAAAAGAAGCGAAGGAAGTCAAATACTCAGGTGAATGGTGCTTGACGGTGGGGGTGACTCCTAGCTGCCACTCCAGTAGGCTGGGATGTAGCCTCTCCTGcggggagaagagaaagtttccttGCTTCTGGTCCTGTCCCTCAACTtcctgacgggggggggggggggggggcggtgggcgaGGGCTGTGTGTGAGGCCACTTGACCAAGGATCTTATCTGTCAGGAAGAGGCATCTTTTTTCTAGCACTTTGTGCTGTTAGTACTTTAGCAGCTTTGGGAGATGGGCACTGCCCCTATTTTACACAGGATCTGAGGCTTTAACAAGTTGAGTACCTGTTCGAGGGTCTCCAGATTATTTGGAGTCAGAGCTAGGATTCCAGCGCAGTTCTGTCTGCTTTTTCCACCCCCTGTTTCCATTGTGTTCTGAGGTTTGTCTTGACTTGGGATCCGAGCTGGCCTTTACCAGCCTCCAGAACAACTCCTGCATTTCTACGGCTCTGCTGGCTTCTAGCTGTGTGTTTCCTTCTGTGATCCTTTCTTCGTCCTCTGTTCCCCACTAGGGTCCTGCTTACTCACATCTGACGGAGTTTGCACCACCCCCGACTCCCATGGTGGATCACCTGGTTGCATCCAACCCTTTTGAGGATGACTTCGGAGCCCCTAAGGTGGGGGGCGCAGCCCCTCCGTTCCTTGGCAGTCCTGTCCCTTTTGGAGGCTTCCGCGTACAGGGGGGCATGGCAGGCCAGGTACCCCCAGGCTACGGCACTGGAGGTGGAGGGGGTCCCCAGCCTCTCCGTCGCCagccccctcctttccctcccaatCCTATGGGCCCAGCTTTCAACATGCCCCCCCAGGGCCCTGGCTACGCACCTCCAGGCAACATGAACTTTCCTGGCCAAGCCTTCAACCAGCCTCTGGGCCAAAACTTCAGCCCTCCTGGTGGGCAGATGATGCCAGGCCCGGTGGGAGGATTTGGCCCCATGATCTCACCCACCATGGGACAGCCTCCCAGAGGGGAGCTGggccctccttctctcccccaacGCTTTGCCCAGCCAGGCGCACCTTTTGGCCCTTCTCCTCTCCAGAGACCTGGTCAGGGGCTCCCCAGCCTGCCCCCAAACACAAGTCCCTTCCCTGGTCCGGACCCTGGCTTTCCTGGCCCTGGTGGTGAGGATGGGGGAAAGCCCTTGAATCCCCCTGCTCCCACTGCGTTTCCCCCAGAGCCTCACTCAGGCTCCCCAGCTGCTGCCGTTAACGGGAACCAGCCCAGCTTCCCCCCAAACGGCAGTGGGCGCGGGGGGGGAACCCCAGATGCCAACAGCCTGGCGCCCCCCAGCAAAGCTGGCGGGGGGTCAGGGCCTCAGCCTCCCCCGGGCCTGGTGTATCCGTGTGGCGCCTGTCGCAGCGAGGTGAATGACGACCAGGACGCCATCCTGTGCGAGGCCTCCTGCCAGAAGTGGTTCCATCGCGAGTGCACAGGCATGACTGAGAGCGCGTACGGGCTGCTGACCACCGAGGCCTCCGCCGTCTGGGCTTGCGATCTCTGCCTCAAGACCAAGGAGATCCAGTCTGTGTACATCCGCGAGGGCGTGGGGCAGCTGGTGGCTGCTAACGACGGCTGACCCTGGCGAGGGTGAGGGTTCCCAAGTCTGGCTCTCGGTCCTCGTTTCCACTGGCTTCCTGTCCCCAGGGGGCAGAGACACGGTGGCTCCTGAGGGCAGAGAAGGACCTGAGGTGGGCAGGCAGAAGAGTCTGGATCGCTCGCTTTTCTGGAAAATTACCCGTACACGTTGAGATCTGCAGAGATCAGGAAACCAAAGCCCTACCAGCGTTGTGGTGGCTCCCATCTCTGAAGGCCTAGGGGTGTGGCTGCAACAGAGAAGAGGCTGGAAGAAGATCCGGAGGGCAGGGGTCTCCTCTGTGCAGATGACGGACGCCCCAGCACCTGTGCCTAACACTCCTGTCCAGCCCCGCAGCTGCAGCCTTAGTTTTTGGAGTGAAGTGTTAAAGGTTTCTGGCCAGAGGAGTCGGGG is part of the Felis catus isolate Fca126 chromosome F1, F.catus_Fca126_mat1.0, whole genome shotgun sequence genome and encodes:
- the PYGO2 gene encoding pygopus homolog 2 — protein: MAASAPPPPDKLEGGGGPAPPPAPPGTGRKQGKAGLQMKSPEKKRRKSNTQGPAYSHLTEFAPPPTPMVDHLVASNPFEDDFGAPKVGGAAPPFLGSPVPFGGFRVQGGMAGQVPPGYGTGGGGGPQPLRRQPPPFPPNPMGPAFNMPPQGPGYAPPGNMNFPGQAFNQPLGQNFSPPGGQMMPGPVGGFGPMISPTMGQPPRGELGPPSLPQRFAQPGAPFGPSPLQRPGQGLPSLPPNTSPFPGPDPGFPGPGGEDGGKPLNPPAPTAFPPEPHSGSPAAAVNGNQPSFPPNGSGRGGGTPDANSLAPPSKAGGGSGPQPPPGLVYPCGACRSEVNDDQDAILCEASCQKWFHRECTGMTESAYGLLTTEASAVWACDLCLKTKEIQSVYIREGVGQLVAANDG